The genomic region TCGCGCGCCGTGACCTTCTCCTGCGCCGGGCTGCCGGCGGGCGCGCAGTGCGCCTTCTCGCCGTCGAGCGTGACCCCGAGCGCCGGCCCCGTCCACGCGTCGGTCACCATCCAGACCACCGGCGTGGCGACGGCCGCCCGCTCCGGGTCGGGCGGCGGGTCCGGGACCTTCCTGGCGCTGCTCCTGCCCGCGTCCGCGCTGCCCGCCCTGCGGCGGCGCCGCCTCCGGGCCGCCCTGGCGCTGGCCGGGCTGCTCGCGCTGGGCTGCGGCTCGGGGGGCGGCGCGAGCCCGAGCGGCGCCGCGGCGACGCCGCTCGGCTCGAGCACCGTCACCGTCACCGCCACCGCGGCCGGCACGCCCGCGCTCACCCACGCGGTGCAGGTGACGGTGTCGGTGCAGTAGGGGCGCGTCCCGGGACGGCTCAGCGCCGCCCGGTGGGGGTCCCGCCGGCGTGCCGGCGCCAGGCGCGCCGGAGCTCTCGCGCCGAGCCGAAGCCGGCGAGCTCGGCGGCGCGCTCCACGGTGACGCGCTCGTCGGCGAGGAGCCGCCGCGCCCGGGCGACGCAGAGCGCGCGCCGGTAGTCGGCGACCGAGACGCCCGCGTGCGCCTGGAAGAGGCGCGACAGGTGGCGCTCGCTCACGTGGCCCACCCCGGCGAGCTCGGCGCGCGACCAGCGCCGCTGCGGCTCGCGCGCGATGGCGTCCTGCACCCGGTGCACCGCCGGGTGGACGTGGTTGCGGTGCGCGAGCCAGGGCGAGAGCTGCGGGTCGTCGCCGCTCCGCCGCAGGAACACCACCATCTCCCGGGCCACCGCCTGCGCCACCTGCGGGCCGCCGATCCCCTCCACGAGGTGGAGGGCGAGGTCGATGCCGGCGGTGATGCCGGCGCTCGACATCGCCGGCCCGTCCTCGACGAAGATCCGGTCCTCGAGCACGCGGGCCCGGGGCGCCTCCCGGCGCAGCCGCTCCGCCAGGGTGTGGTGGGTGGTGCAGGCCCGCCCGTCGAAGCGCCCCGCGCGCCCGAGCAGGAGCGCCGCCGAGCAGACGCTCGCGAGCCGGGTCCCGGCGGGCAGGCGCCGCAGCCAGGCCACGAGCTCGGCGGCCTCCGGGCCGGCGTAGTGGCGGGCCGAGTCCTCGCACCCGGCCACCATCACCACCGCGCCCTCCGGGAGCGACGCGGGGAGCGGCTCGAGCGCCCCGAGCGACAGCCCGACCGAGGTCCGCACCTCCGGGCGCGGCCCGGCGAGGTGGAGGGAGAGCGGCGCGCCGGCCCGCCGCGCCAGCCGGAAGGTCTCGGCCGGCCCGGCGAGGTCGAGCAGCAGGACGTTGGAGGTGGCGACGAGCCAGACGGGCGTGGTCATGGCGCGGCCGGGCGCTCCTCCGCGTCGAGCCCGGCCAGCGCCTCGGCCACGGTGGCGATCCGGGCGAAGCGGCCGTCGAGGACGAGCTCGGTCCGCTCGCGGAGCTCGGCGGCGCTGTAGGTCCGGCCGGAGGAGTGGGTCATGGGGAAGGTGAGGGTGGCCTCGGTGACGTAGGTTACCTCGAAGCCCAGGTCGGAGGCGTTCCGGGTGGTGGTCTCGCAGCACTGCTCGGTCCGGATGCCGCTCACCACCAGGTGGCCGAGGCCGCGGGCGCGCAGCCACTCGGGGAGGCCGGTCCCGACCATGGCGCTGTGGACCCGCTTGCGGAAGCGGGCGTCGGGCTCGCCGTCGAGCCAGTCGAGCTCGCGGACGTGGCCGCTGGCGGGGTCGAACGGGCCGCCGCTCCCCGGCTCTTCATGGAGCACGTGGACCACCGGCACGCCGCGGGCGCGGCACCCGGCGACGAGCGCGAGGAGCCGGTCGCGGAAGGCGGCGGCCTCCTCGTCGCGCCAGTAGGGGCGGTGC from Anaeromyxobacter paludicola harbors:
- a CDS encoding GlxA family transcriptional regulator; translation: MTTPVWLVATSNVLLLDLAGPAETFRLARRAGAPLSLHLAGPRPEVRTSVGLSLGALEPLPASLPEGAVVMVAGCEDSARHYAGPEAAELVAWLRRLPAGTRLASVCSAALLLGRAGRFDGRACTTHHTLAERLRREAPRARVLEDRIFVEDGPAMSSAGITAGIDLALHLVEGIGGPQVAQAVAREMVVFLRRSGDDPQLSPWLAHRNHVHPAVHRVQDAIAREPQRRWSRAELAGVGHVSERHLSRLFQAHAGVSVADYRRALCVARARRLLADERVTVERAAELAGFGSARELRRAWRRHAGGTPTGRR
- a CDS encoding isochorismatase family protein: MNTALLVIDVQQSFLHRPYWRDEEAAAFRDRLLALVAGCRARGVPVVHVLHEEPGSGGPFDPASGHVRELDWLDGEPDARFRKRVHSAMVGTGLPEWLRARGLGHLVVSGIRTEQCCETTTRNASDLGFEVTYVTEATLTFPMTHSSGRTYSAAELRERTELVLDGRFARIATVAEALAGLDAEERPAAP